ACATCATTTGCTGTTTTAGCTCTAGATAAAGCAACATACAACTGACCATGACCAAATACTGGTTCCTTTAAGTACAAGCCCACAAAGTCGAGTGTTTGTCCTTGTGCTTTATTAATGGTCATGGCAAAACAAAGTCTGACTAGAAATTGTGTTCTCTTGAAGGGTACTATGTAAATGTTACTGtcagaacactgtaatgagaTTTTTGGGATAAAGACTTGCTTTCCAGTATGATTTCCCACAGCAATGAGTGCATGGATAACATTGGGAGCGAAATCAAGACAGATTAGTCGTGTTCCGTTACATAAACCTTCTTTTGGGTTCAAGTTTCTAAGTAATATAATAGGACTATTGACTTTTAGAATGAGTTCATATGGTGGTAGGCTTGGAGGTTCTAATGAATGTAAAAAGTCCTCGTGTTCTGCTTGTTTGGATTGGTCTATAGTTTCATCATAACTTACATATCTCTGTTCTGTACCAGGAAACTTTGTGATCAGGAGGTTGTTTATCTCGTGCACAAATTCATTTTTGGTAGTTAGTATAGCTTTGTTAAGTGTATGCAATGAGTGTGTACCAAATGCTGTGAGGTCAGGAAAGACACTGGTGATCAGAGCAGAAAGTGAAGATTGATCATCAACAAAAGGTATTGTAAGATAGTGTGGCAATGTTATTTTCGAGTCATCAAAGGAAGGTAAAGTTCCATTACCAAGACTCAGAAGAAAATCTGAAAATGGTTTATCTAAATGTGCACGCATGTTTTCAACCAGGCAGAGTTTTTCAAGATGGTTCCAAACATAAGATTTTACCAAGCTGGCAGAAATGTAATCTTCTTTGTACCCTTTGACGACAACAGGTAATGTCTGACGAAAGTCGCCACCAAATACGATAACCTTGCCACCAAATACTGTATCTGAGTCCATTTTATCCCTTAGTAGCTTGTCAAAGCACTCAATAGCATATTTTTTGGCCATTGTTGCTTCGTCCCAGATGATGAGCTTGGCTTGTTTGATTAATCTTGCACTGCTACTTTGTTTGTTAACATTACAGCCACTGTCATTATCCTCATGAATTGGAATCTTAAATCGAGAGTGAGCTGTACGTCCTCCTGGAAGAATAGAAGCAGCAACACCGCATGATGCTGTGGCTAATGCGATTTGGCCTTTAGACCTGACAGTTGCTAGTAAGGCTTTATATAAGAATGTTTTCCCTGTTCCTCCTGGCCCATCTATAAAAAAAGCTCCTGCTATGTTATTGTCAATTCTATCGATGATTTTATTGTAAGCAGATCGTTGATGATCATTGAGAAGAGCAACTGATGCTGTATCTTCAGCAGAAACTTTGATGTCGAGCTCGGCCTCTATTTCTTGTGTGTCTCTTTGAATGGAAAATGCATCAGTGTCAGGGACAGGTATGTTGAAATCAGCAAGATGTTTGCCCATATATTGCAGGTGAGAGTCAATGAGCTGGAGGACTTTGAGTTTTGTCTGCTCAGGTGATAAAGACTTGTCTCTAGAAATATCTTCAGACAGGTATGGTTCAAATTTCTGCCATAGCAACATTGGATTAGGAGGTATTACATGGACCAGAATGAGAGCGAACAAATGACGGAGAGTATAAGGCATCTGGAATGATACAGCTTCAAGTAAACATTGTTCTGCACTATCATCAGTCTTTAATAAGCCTAGAATTTCTGCAGCTTCTCTGAAAGTTGAAGCTGTTCTGGAACCAATGTGTTTTAGACTTTCATAGGACATAGGCCCTCTGACATGCATTAGTAACATCCGTAAGTAGTACTTTTCACCTTGAGTTGGATGCACTGCAGTTACTCTTCCAATTGTGCTCCGTCTTTGTCTCGGTTCCCATATTCTGTGGGTTGCATTCCATACAAAATGCTGAGGAAATTCTTTATAAAGACATTTTAGGGCCTGTGCATGTTTATCTACACTGTTCATCCGGAAAAATTCTGTTAGCATAGTTCGTGACATTCGTTCATCTACTGCAAGTCTTTCCAGAATATCATCCTCATTAAAAACCATTGACTGTTCTCCTTCTAAATGCATCTGTAGTGCCATGACAGATGGATTCAAGTTACTGAGGTCGAAAGCAAATATTCGCCATGCTGCTTCTGGTGCACATATCCAACGTCCagattggaaattttttatttcgtCAACTGCTCCATCACTCTCTGCTGCATTGAGCTGATATAGGATCTTTGAGTGTCCTTTGtagatatatttgtaaatatatttaacagCTTCAATTGTGGAACAAACTTCAACATTGATGTAGCAATCATACTTGGCAAGTAAGTATGGATTGTAGGGAACAACCCAACGATTGTCAAACTGGAAGTGACGAGCTGTGACAGTATTTCCATCATGACGGCGCATGTATAGAGGATACGAATCCTTGTTATGCCTTGTGAATTCAGCAAACTCCTTTGGATAGGCAAATctgcattttccattttgctTCATACATGGGCTGTTTTTATTAGCTGTTCCACATGGTCCATGCAACATATGAGCAACCACAACAGAATGGAGGTAAGGGAAAGAAGCTGGATCCGGTAATTCTGCAGATGTAACTCGATCATAAGCTTCAGGTGAGTCCAATTTCCATCCATTTGCAAGGATTATCAAAAAATGTGCGTGTGGGAGGCCTCTTTTCTGGAATTCTATAACATACGTGTATGCTGCAACTTTGCCAAAAAGCCCTTTTTTGATAATATCATTTCTGAGCATCTCTAGTTTGGCACGAAATACTCTTGATGTTACATCAGGTCTGTTGTGTGCTTCTTCGCCATTAGATAAATGCTTCTTGATCTCAGGCCAAGCTGGATTACAAGTCATTGTTAAGAATATGTCAGGTTTTCCATACTTTTGAACCAGCGTCATGGCGTCCATGTATCTTCGTTTCATATCTCGAGGGCCTCCAATAAAAGAGGCAGGCAAATATATTCGTTTACCAATGTTTGATGTAGAGGTTTCTCCATTTGAAATGCTGTCTAAAATTTCTTGGTAAACATCTGTTCTGATCTGTCGTTGCTTATTCCGATGAAAATCCAGCCTTGCTGATTCTATCTTGACATATGTATCGATACAGAATTGCTGGAAGAGTCTCCCACAGTGCAGTAATAAGGATTTGTCAATTAGGCGCATTTGAAACTTGTAGTAATAGTATTCACGACAAGAGACAGtgctcctttttttctttcttttctgcaaAACTGGTGTAAGACAATGAAGTTGTCAAAAGGTATGACAGACTATGTGGATGAGAAAAAGATAGTAGCAAGGACTATACATAAGACATATCATATTTTATTCATTACCTGCATTCTCAGCTCTAATTATTTCCTCTGCAGAAGAACAATGGTCTATATGAATATCATGGCCCTGACATGTCATGAAATCTTGTACAGGCTGCTGATCTTTAAAAATTCTTTGTATGCCTTCATGCCATCCAGTCTCACCTCTCGCAAAAATTAAGGGATACTGTAACGTGTCATAACATCCAAAGTAGTGTTTAATGATTTGTGGTCTACCACTCCTTGGATATACCTGTATATGCTGAGAAGAATCTACTATATTAAGGTCATTTTCTGTCCATATGGCAGCGACTTGAGAGACTGTGGGAGTGTTATACACACGCTGGTCTAGAGAAGGGTGAGAGTTTAAGAAAACTTTATGGTTATAAATGTCTTCAAAGCTTCTTAAACTGCGAAAAAATGCAGCGTAGGGATTATGATCCAGAATTTGCTGCAGTTGTTCCAGAATAGTTTCTCGGAATTTATCAGAAATGGCCATCCGATTCGCAATTTCATGCTCAGTATCAAAATAGTATAACTGTACATTTGATGGCTTGTAGCCGTCCATTGGAACCAGGGGATTGAGAAAATGGTACATTTGCCCCTGTACTCTGAATGTATAGATTCCTCTGTCTCTCTTATTCAACTCTTTATCAGAATGAACTCCCAGAGATGTGAATGCGAACATATTATTATAGCTTCTGATACATTGGCGAAATTCAATTGCTTCAGGAGTATTAGCAGTGTACAGTTTTGCTAGCTGAGCTGGCATTTCTGTCTCAACTAATCGAATTTCACCAGAAGCACAGCAAAAACCAGGTGACTCAAGGTAGAAACGTTTAGCACCACAAAAAATACAATCTTGGACAACAGGTAAAACAGAAGGTTGAGTAGGAATCCTATCAATccgttggtttttttttttgaccttttgttGATTACCTAAGAATGGGAGACTGTTCAATTAGATGGCGCAGATATAGATAGATTTATTGAGTATTTTAGGCAATAGATAGAGTTTTCGTATGTACCAGCATTTTGTTTTGGCATGTTGCTGGTCATTTGAGAGCTAGGAAACACTGTTTGTTGTTGAACTGGATGTAAAAAGTAAAAGATGGACGAAGGTATTTAGGAAGATTTGCACGAAACAAATATTCAATAGTGGGAGAAGTTATAGCAGTGACAAAGGTATAAATACCTCCATTACTTGGTCCATTTATGACATCACAGCAGACATGGTTGTTAGAATATGAACAGGCTGCATTATTGGTGGACAAAGATTCTTAGACAAGACAtgaatataaatttttttaagaaaattggTGTACTGAATGTTTTGTTAGATGAAGTATATATGGACGACTAAAGGAAGTGTCTTACTTGCTGAAGGTATGTCAGATGTTTTGAGGACATGTTCGGATGGCATAGGAAGCGATAGGCTTATGTTTTCTGAAGCATCAGACAGCTGATTCTCAGAAAGTAGCGATACTGGAGTCGATGATACAATATTGTTGCTTTGAAGTTTAGCTGGATTTTTAGTATGAACCATTGGGTCAAGTATAGACGCCCTAGCTTCCCTACGACGATGATTCTTGTGCAGACACATTTCTTCATACGAAGCATATTTTCGTTTTCGCGGCATGGTTACAAACAAACTATAGGAAAGcgataaaatgaataaaaataatagttgcTATAATTggataataaaaaatatgaaGCAGAAGCATGATTATATGGTTTTCATGTGTAAGTTACCAAAACATTATATACATTAGATAAGGATTACATGCataggaaaaaaataataagtaaAAGACGTTCGCATGATTCTTAAGAACGGAACTGCGCAGCAAAAGCAAACGTATGATGGAAGAGTTATGGGCAAGAGTCATGTGCATACCAGTTAAGGTGGGAGAAAACTGGTTCGGCTTCGGAGCTTTGAGTGATGAGCAAAAGATAATGGAAAGAAATTGGTTTCTCTTACTGATTTTTAACACCTAGCAAAACGTTGTTGTTTGATGACCTgaggaaaaatacaaagaaTTATAAGGCGAAAAAAAGATGATATGTAAAAGGAAGAAGTAAATGGCTAACACCTAGACAAATATGCAATAGATAGAATATTCATTGCTGGAACCATGGGTAAGATGATGAAGATGAACATGTAGCAGAACTATAAAACATATAGTAAAGAACAGAATAACAGCACCAAGATGGAAGTCATGGCGAGTGGAGAAGCAAAAACGAAGATGAAGACCAAGGAACACAGAGACGGCTATTGACTGGGTGGCTTtcagagaaggaaaaagaaacggAGTGCAAACAGGAGCGGTACAAGAAAGAGCACGTGGAAGTAAACATGTATAAACGGGAGGAAAAAAGCATTAGAGCGAAAAATTCAAAGGCCATGATGCCAACTGTGGGATAGAAAAATTACTGGATAATCGgtaatagaaaaagaaaacatataGAGTACAGAAAACGTATATAGTGGGGTGAAAAAGGATAAATATAAGTGACTGAAAATGGCTACTTGATAGACCGTCACTATCAGTAATTAATGAGCAACATGAAAGGGTGTGCAAGGAATCAGCAATTGAGATTGTTGTACAAAGTTAGACAATTGAGGGAAGGGTCCGTGAAATACACACATGCACAAATGTACCATAAGGGCAAAGATCTAAATAGGCACACTAAAGTTATATAATAAAGATGAATATTACAAGAGGAGTAGTCAACTTAATATTCGACAAGGGCAATAGAGTCAATAGGTTCTACTTGTATATATGTGGATTGCATGGATGGAGCACAAAGTTGGGAAGATGGAAACACTGAAGGCTGCAGCGGCAAGACAGATGACAAAGGCACGGTACAGGGTCATTAAAGCGCAATATCTTTGTTGgccattataataattataatatataatatattatttcgTGATTCTAATAGCACAAGGAATATAGAAGGAGAAAACAAGCAACAAACTATTGCAAGACATATACGGTGGAAAGACCAAAATAGGCCACGAAGTCACGAGAATTACGGCCGAAACCGGGCCATGGATGGACTGTAGCAAATGGGCGTTCCCCCTTTTAGATATGTTAGATATAAGATTTTATGACCAAGAATGACTTTGATGAGTAAAATATGGGCCGTAGGTCTGTGGCATTATCACTTGTCATGAGTGGAAATGTAATCAAATCGAGTCGAACGTTGGTATTGCTATACTCGAGTTCGAGATTGACTCGACAATAGAGAGGTATTGCTCGAGCTCGAGCAGGCAACAGAAATGGAGTTCGAACTCAAATTCGAAAAATGATTCAAAAACTTGAGATCGACCTGATTATGCTCGATTTTCTTGTGAGTATGATTAAGTTCGAGTACTTGACTCGACTAAAAGAGTAATTCTGGTAATTTATACAACTCTCAAgcctaaaagggtaaaattcTAATAACcaaatatgtaatttttaattaattactttCTGCTCAATAAGG
This Coffea arabica cultivar ET-39 chromosome 3e, Coffea Arabica ET-39 HiFi, whole genome shotgun sequence DNA region includes the following protein-coding sequences:
- the LOC113737267 gene encoding uncharacterized protein, with the protein product MPRKRKYASYEEMCLHKNHRRREARASILDPMVHTKNPAKLQSNNIVSSTPVSLLSENQLSDASENISLSLPMPSEHVLKTSDIPSATCSYSNNHVCCDVINGPSNGVQQQTVFPSSQMTSNMPKQNAGNQQKVKKKNQRIDRIPTQPSVLPVVQDCIFCGAKRFYLESPGFCCASGEIRLVETEMPAQLAKLYTANTPEAIEFRQCIRSYNNMFAFTSLGVHSDKELNKRDRGIYTFRVQGQMYHFLNPLVPMDGYKPSNVQLYYFDTEHEIANRMAISDKFRETILEQLQQILDHNPYAAFFRSLRSFEDIYNHKVFLNSHPSLDQRVYNTPTVSQVAAIWTENDLNIVDSSQHIQVYPRSGRPQIIKHYFGCYDTLQYPLIFARGETGWHEGIQRIFKDQQPVQDFMTCQGHDIHIDHCSSAEEIIRAENAVLQKRKKKRSTVSCREYYYYKFQMRLIDKSLLLHCGRLFQQFCIDTYVKIESARLDFHRNKQRQIRTDVYQEILDSISNGETSTSNIGKRIYLPASFIGGPRDMKRRYMDAMTLVQKYGKPDIFLTMTCNPAWPEIKKHLSNGEEAHNRPDVTSRVFRAKLEMLRNDIIKKGLFGKVAAYTYVIEFQKRGLPHAHFLIILANGWKLDSPEAYDRVTSAELPDPASFPYLHSVVVAHMLHGPCGTANKNSPCMKQNGKCRFAYPKEFAEFTRHNKDSYPLYMRRHDGNTVTARHFQFDNRWVVPYNPYLLAKYDCYINVEVCSTIEAVKYIYKYIYKGHSKILYQLNAAESDGAVDEIKNFQSGRWICAPEAAWRIFAFDLSNLNPSVMALQMHLEGEQSMVFNEDDILERLAVDERMSRTMLTEFFRMNSVDKHAQALKCLYKEFPQHFVWNATHRIWEPRQRRSTIGRVTAVHPTQGEKYYLRMLLMHVRGPMSYESLKHIGSRTASTFREAAEILGLLKTDDSAEQCLLEAVSFQMPYTLRHLFALILVHVIPPNPMLLWQKFEPYLSEDISRDKSLSPEQTKLKVLQLIDSHLQYMGKHLADFNIPVPDTDAFSIQRDTQEIEAELDIKVSAEDTASVALLNDHQRSAYNKIIDRIDNNIAGAFFIDGPGGTGKTFLYKALLATVRSKGQIALATASCGVAASILPGGRTAHSRFKIPIHEDNDSGCNVNKQSSSARLIKQAKLIIWDEATMAKKYAIECFDKLLRDKMDSDTVFGGKVIVFGGDFRQTLPVVVKGYKEDYISASLVKSYVWNHLEKLCLVENMRAHLDKPFSDFLLSLGNGTLPSFDDSKITLPHYLTIPFVDDQSSLSALITSVFPDLTAFGTHSLHTLNKAILTTKNEFVHEINNLLITKFPGTEQRYVSYDETIDQSKQAEHEDFLHSLEPPSLPPYELILKVNSPIILLRNLNPKEGLCNGTRLICLDFAPNVIHALIAVGNHTGKQVFIPKISLQCSDSNIYIVPFKRTQFLVRLCFAMTINKAQGQTLDFVGLYLKEPVFGHGQLYVALSRAKTANDVRVLVKPSPDEQTDRVSTRNIVYNEVLSIAGVI